A region from the Triticum aestivum cultivar Chinese Spring chromosome 3D, IWGSC CS RefSeq v2.1, whole genome shotgun sequence genome encodes:
- the LOC123074882 gene encoding putative glucan endo-1,3-beta-glucosidase GVI yields the protein MIALWVAACSLLSWCSSLSGVQGIGVNYGMMGSDLPSPDKVVALYKANNITDVRIFHPDTNVLEALRGSGLGVVLGTLNSDLAPLASDASYAASWVQSYVQPFAGAVSFRYINAGNEVIPGESAALVLPSMQNLEAALRAAGLSVPVTTAMATSVLGTSYPPSQGAFSEAALPTVGPIVSFLASRGTPLLVNVYPYFAYSAEPSSVPLDYALLSSSAAVAVTDNGVEYANMFDAILDAVYAAVEKAGGGESLELVVSETGWPSGGGGYGASVENAAAYINNLVRHVGRGTPRRPGKAVETYIFAMFNENQKPEGVEQYFGMFQPDMSQVYHVDFSASS from the exons ATGATCGCGTTGTGGGTTGCTGCCTGCAGCCTGCTGTCGTGGTGTTCGTCGCTCTCGG GAGTCCAAGGAATTGGAGTCAACTATGGCATGATGGGCAGCGACCTCCCGTCCCCGGACAAGGTGGTCGCGCTGTACAAAGCCAACAACATCACCGACGTCCGCATCTTCCACCCGGACACCAACGTCCTCGAGGCCCTCCGCGGCTCAGGCCTCGGCGTCGTCCTCGGCACGCTCAACAGCGACCTCGCCCCGCTCGCCTCCGACGCCTCGTACGCCGCGTCATGGGTGCAGTCCTACGTCCAGCCCTTCGCCGGCGCCGTGAGCTTCCGCTACATCAACGCCGGCAACGAGGTCATCCCGGGGGAGTCCGCCGCTCTGGTGCTCCCCTCCATGCAGAACCTCGAGGCCGCGCTCCGGGCCGCGGGGCTCAGCGTGCCGGTCACGACGGCCATGGCGACGTCGGTGCTCGGGACCTCGTACCCGCCGTCGCAGGGCGCGTTCTCGGAGGCGGCGCTGCCGACGGTCGGGCCGATCGTCTCCTTCCTGGCGTCGAGGGGCACGCCGCTGCTCGTGAACGTGTACCCGTACTTCGCCTACTCGGCGGAGCCGTCCTCGGTGCCGCTCGACTACGCGCTCCTGTCGTCGTCGGCCGCGGTCGCGGTGACCGACAACGGGGTGGAGTACGCCAACATGTTTGACGCCATCTTGGACGCGGTGTACGCGGCCGTGGAGAAGGCCGGGGGCGGGGAGAGCCTGGAGCTGGTGGTGTCGGAGACCGGGTGGCCATCGGGCGGCGGCGGGTACGGCGCCAGCGTGGAGAACGCGGCGGCGTACATCAACAACCTGGTCCGGCACGTGGGGCGCGGCACGCCGCGGCGGCCCGGGAAGGCCGTGGAGACGTATATCTTCGCCATGTTCAACGAGAACCAGAAGCCGGAGGGCGTGGAGCAGTACTTCGGGATGTTCCAGCCGGACATGAGCCAGGTCTACCACGTCGACTTCTCGGCATCGTCGTAG